Within Candidatus Methylomirabilota bacterium, the genomic segment CATCGCCCCCGGGCTCACCGATACCGCGCAGCCGCGCTATGGCATGTCCGAGGAGGAGCTCCAGGCGGCCGGGCGCCAGGTGCCGCTGGGGCGCATCGGGACTCCCGAGGACGTAGCCGAGCTGGCCGTTTTCCTGGCCTCCGAGGAATCGCGCCACATCACCGGGCAGACTATCCACGTCAACGGCGGTCAGTATCTCGCCTGAAATTCCTCAGCGAAGGGGCACGGGAACCTCGCCCCCGCTCCGCGCCGCCGAGACATAGCCCGCATAGAGCGCCGCCACCGTGTCGCGCGCCACCTCCGCATCCGATTGGGGGCGGCGACCGCTCGCGCAGCACTCCACGAAGTCCTGGACCTCGGCGTAGAAGCCCTGCTGCCATTCCTCGTCGGCGGCGGGATGGCTCCAGCCCTCCTTGGTGCCGATCTTCTCCACCAGGTAGATGTCGCGGAACTGCGTGGCCTCCGGATTGTAGGTGTCGAGCAGATTCACGGGATTGAGCCGGCACGTCGTCCGGTGATTGTTGGCGAAGACTTCGAGCCAGTTGTGGACGCCTCCTAGGACCAGCTCGGTGGCGAACACGTCGGCCACGGTGCCGTCCTCGAAGGTGACGTGGAGCTGGCTATAGTCCTCGACGTCTTCGTAGTCCGTGCGGAGGAAGCCGCGATCACGGTAGCCGGAAAGCCGCGTGATCTCGTGCACGCGGGCCGACACGGTGGCGGGCCGGATCGAGCGTCCGCCCTGCGCGCGGCCCTCGACGGCCTTGAGATAGAGGCAGGCGGTGAGGGGATGGCAGCCCTTGCCGACGAGCGAGCCACCGCCTGCGTGGCGCCAGATGCCGTACACGGGCGAGTGAGAGCCGCTGTGCGACTCGCCGCCGAGCATCCAGAGGATCTGCGCGCCTGTCTTCTCGATGATCTCGCGCTCCTTCTGGACGGCCGGCGCGTAGATCCAGTTTTCCGCGTAGGCGAGCACCACTCCCTTTCGGTGGGCCGCTTCCACCATGCGGTCGGCACTGGCCAGCGCGTCCTGGAGGAGTCGTGAGGCGTCGCTCGGCGGTCCGAAGGCGCCCGTGAACGGCTTCTCGATGAATACATGCTTGCCTGCCTCGATCGCCTCGAGAGCGACGGGCTCGTGCGTCGCGGGCGGCGAGCACACATCGACGACGTCGATGTGCGGGAGCATGGCGGCGAGATCCGGGTACGGCTCGGCGCCGCTCTCGCTCGCGAAGGCCTTCCGCCGCTCGGCGGTCGGGGAGGTGACGCCGGCCAGCTGCACGCCGATGCCGTAGGCCCGGCGATATGCCTTCAGGTGAAGATGGGCGGCAAATCGCGAGCCCACGATGCCAACCCTGAGCGTACCCATGGTCGGCCGATTCTACGCTTCGGCCGGACGCCCGGCCACTGCCAAGGAGCGGCTGGGCGGCCGTCTGGGCACCGTCCGAATCAGACCCGTCCCCGCGGGGGGTTGGACTACCATGGGACACGAGACACTGTGGGGCAACTGCCGATGGCACCGGAGGGGACCAGGACAGTACCATCATGAAGGCGCTCATCACCGGCATCACCGGTCAAGATGGCTCGTATCTGGCCGAGTTCCTGCTCGGCAAGGGCTACGAGGTCCACGGCATCATCCGCCGTGCCTCCACTTTCAACACCAATCGCATCGATCATCTCTATAAGGATCCCCACGTCAACGGCGTCAAGCTCTTCCTGCACTATGGCGATATCAGCGATTCGACCAACCTGATCAAGCTCCTGTACCGGATCCGGCCCGAAGAGATCTACAACCTCGCCGCCCAGAGCCACGTCCGCGTGAGCTTCGACATCCCCGAGTACACGGGCGATGTGACGGCCCTGGGTGCCGTGCGGATCCTCGAGGCCATCCACGAGACCGGCCTCACGGCGAAGTTCTACCAGGCGAGCAGCTCGGAGATGTTTGGCAAGGTCCGGGAGTCGCCGCAGCGCGAGACCACGCCGTTCTACCCGAGGAGCCCGTACGCGGCCGCCAAGGCCTATGCCTACTGGATGACCGTCAACTATCGCGAGAGCTACGGCATGTTCGCCTGCAACGGTATCCTGTTCAACCACGAATCCCCGCGGCGCGGCGAAACCTTCGTGACGAGAAAGATCACCCGGGCCGCCGCCCTGATCAGGGCGGGTCTCCAGGACAAGCTCTACCTCGGCAACCTCGATGCGCAGCGTGACTGGGGCTACGCCAAGGAGTACGTGGAGGCCATGTGGCTCATGCTCCAGCAGGACAAGCCCGACGATTACGTGATCGCCACCGGGGAGACCCACTCCGTGAGGGAATTGCTGGCCGAGGCCTTCTCGTATGTCGGTCTCAACTGGCAGGATCACGTGGAGATTGATTCGATGTACTACCGGCCCACGGAGGTCGATCTGCTCGTCGGCGATGGCAGCAAGGCCAAGGCCACCCTCGGCTGGGAGCCAACCACACGCTTCAAGGGCCTCGTGCGCCTGATGGTCGAGGCCGACCAAGCGAGCCTGGGCACGCCTCCCCCGAAATGACGGCTCAGGCCTCCGGTCCGGAGGAGGCCCGGGCGCATCCTCGGATCTCGGTCGTCACCCCCTCGTTCAATCAGGGCCGATTCCTGGAGCGCACGATCCGCTCCGTGCTCGATGAGAATTACCCAGACCTCGAGTACATCATCATCGACGGCGGAAGCACCGATGAGAGCGTGGAGATCATCAAGCGATACGAACGCCACCTCGCCTACTGGGTGAGCGAGCCCGACCGCGGACAGAGCCACGCCATCAACAAGGGCCTGAATCGCGCCACGGGGACGATCCTGACTTGGCTCAACTCCGACGACTACTACATGCCCGGGACGTTGGACATCATCGCCACGGCAGCCGTGGCTCATCCGGAGGCTGGCGCCTATGTCGGGGCCGGGGACATCGTCGACGCGTCCGGGACGGTTATCCACCATCAGGTTCCGCCCTCCGTCATTTCGCTGGAGACGATGTACCAGTGGATACGGGGAGAGTTCTTCATGCAGCCCTCGTGCTTCCTTCGCGACACCGCCTGGCGCGCCGTCGCGCCCCTCGACGAAAGCATCCACATCGCCTTCGATCTCGACCTGTGGATGCGCATGGCCAAGGCCGGCCAGACCTTCGTCACCATTGACCGGCTCCTGTCCAAGTCCCTGTCGCATCCGGGGTCCAAGACCACGGCCTACGTGAATCTATCGATCGTCGAGGTTGCCATCGTGGCCATGCGCCACGGCGGAGAGCGCGAGGCCCGGAAGCTCCTCGAGGATATGGCCATCAGACTTTCGTGGGCCGAGCCCAATCTGGAGAAGATCCTGGAGAACCCCGTGCTCAAGCGGCTGGAGCCGCTCATCGGCTTCTTCGTGAAGCCGGCCATTCGCCGACGCGACACCGTGCCGCCCTGGCTTCGACGCTAACCGGCGCCAGGGATCACGGCTACCACTGTCCCGCGTTTTCAGCTAAGCTTGGCCCCATGAATCCCCCCGAGACCATCCGCGGTCGAGCCGTCGTCGTTCAGCCGGGGGAGGGGCCGTCGTACTGGCAGCCCGTGCCCGCCCGCGGTCATGCCGACCCGGTGCTCTTTCCGGGCCGCACCGGCTTCGACGGGCTCTCCATGGGATTTCAAACCGTCGCCCCCGGCGGCCGCATCCGCGAGCATTCCCATGGGGAGCAGGTGGAGCTGCAGATCTGCTTCCAAGGGCGCGGGCGCGTGATCGTGGACGGCGTCTCACATTCGTTGGAGCCCGGGACGGCGTGCTTCCTGGGCTATGACGTCAAGCACGAGATCGTGAACGACTCCGCAGACGAGCTCGTGATGCTGTGGATGGTGACGCCGCCGGGCCTCGAGAAGTTCTTCGAGGCCATCGGACGGCCGCGCCAGCCGGGCACGCCAGCGCCCGCGCCCTTCGAGCGACCGCAGGATGTCGTGGCCATCGAGCGCGCGCTGGGCATGAACGACACCGTGCGCTGACGCGGCCTGCCGACCGTCTCGCTCGGCGACGGTGACCTCGTCCCGGACGAGTACAACGCGGCGGTGGGGGCCTTCCTGGCCAGCCACCGCAATCGCTAGCTGCCTGTCGGAGTAATCGGCGGCAGACGGTTGAAGCAGCCGGTGCGCATTTGCTGGTCCGCTTCGAGCGCCGGCTTGGCCGGCGCAATCTGTTCGGGGGGAGGTTTCGGAAGGGGGGCGGAGCCCCCCTCCGAGCTACCTAGGTGTGCCTGATCGCTACCGCCGGGCGGGACTTTTCGTGTACGCTCCTTGAGAGGGTAGCGAGGTGAACCGGACCGGACCCCGGAGGGATGTATGACACGTCGACTGCTATGGGCGGTGGCGATACTCCTGGTCGGGCTCAGCGGCCGTCCCGCGGGGGCGGATTATGGCGGGGTCGATGCCGTCGAACAGCCATTCGAGGCGAAGGTGACCGTCGAGGTGCATCCGCTCAACGCGGACGTGTGGCTCGATGGCGCCTACCTCGGCGGCTCCCGGGAGCTGACGAATCTCGAGGTGACCATAGTGCGGGGACGGCGTCTCCTGACGATCGCCGCGCCGGGTTACAAGTCACGGTTCATCGTCGTTGATGCCACGACCGCGCGAACCAGCCGAGTGACGGTGGATCTCATCCCCGACCGCAAGCGCTGAGCCCAGATCCTCGCCGGCTCGCCGTGTGCTCGTCCGGGCGCGCGGTCAGCCGGCGAGAGCCTTCCGCATACGCTCGAGCCCCTCGGTCAGCATGGAGCGCGGGCAGCCGAAGTTCAACCTGACGAAGCCGGCGCCCCCCCGCCCGAAGGTGGCGCCGTCATTGAGCCCCACCCGCGCTTCCTCGAGGAAGAACGTATACGGGTCGTGGCCGGGAATGCCCGCCCGCCGGCAGTCGAGCCAGGCGAGATAGGTGCCCTCGGGCACCCCGACCTCGACGCCGCGCAGGTGAGCGCGGACGTACTGCACCAGGAAATCGCGGTTGGCCTCGAGGTAGCGCAGGAGCTCGTCGAGCCACGGCTGCCCGTCGCGATAGGCGGCCAGCATGGCCGTGTAGCCGAGAATATTCGCCGATTGCACCAGGTCCAGCCGGGTCGCGATGAATTTCTCCCGGAGCGCCTGGTTCGGGATGACGGCCAGGGCACACTTGAGGCCAGCCAGGTTGTAGGTCTTGCTGGGGGCCATGAGCGTGATGGTCCGCGCTTCGATCTCCGGGTGAAGCGACGCCATGGCCACGTGCTGGTGCCCCTGATAGATCAGGTCGCCGTGGATCTCGTCGGCACAGATCACGAGGCCGCGGCGGAGACAGATCTCGGCCATGCGGCCGAGCTCCTCGCGCGTGAACACGCGGCCCACCGGGTTGTGAGGATTGCACAGGATGAACATCCGCGTGCGCGGCGTGATCGCCCGCTCGAACGCCTCCTCGTCGACCTCGTAGCGTCCGTCCGATCCCCGGGTGAGATCCACGGCGTCCCTGGTCAGGCCCACATTGTCGGGCAGGCGCAGAATGGGCGGGTACACGGGCAACAGCGTGAGCAGCCCGTCCCCGGGCGCCGAGAAGGCCCGGCAGGCGACATTGAAGCCCGGGATCACGCCGGGCAGGAGCACCAGCGCCTCCGGCTCCACCTTCCAGCCACGGTGCTTGAGCAGCCGCTCGCACATGACCTCGTGGAACTCCGGCTGCTCGACGCCGTAGCCGAAGACGCCGTGCTCGACGCGCTCGCGAAGGGCCCGGGTCACCACCTCGGGCGAGGGGAAGTCCATGTCGGCGACCCAGAGGGGCAGGACATCGGGCGGGAACTTGTGCCACTTCGTGCTCTCGGTGGGGCGGCGGTCGATCTGACGGTCGAAGTCGTAGGGCATGGCTCGGAAGGATAGCTCCAAAACGTCGCAGGTGGCTCAAAAAGGCCCAGATGCGAGGCGGTGCGGGCGGCGGCACCCCGAGGCGTACTCTCTGTACGTTGAGTGGGTGCCGCCGCCCGCGCCAACGAAGCAGATGGGCCTTTTTCAGCCACCTGCTGAGTGCTTGACTCGCGCGCGAAACATGGGCATAAGAGTGTGGTTGCCGCGGCGCGGCAGGCAATCAAATCCCACTGTCGGTCGAGGAGATTTGCTCATGAGCGGAGTCCACACCCTGCGCGGACCAGCCCTGTTCTGGCTGCCCGCGCTCCTTGTCCTGATCCTCGTGACGGGGATAGCCGGCCCGCCGCCTGCCGAGGCCCAGGCCCCGACGGCGGCTGCTCAGCCGCCGGGCGCCCCGCACCAGGGCGGCGGTGAGGCCAACCTCAAGATCCCGGATCTCGCCCAGGTGACCTTCGGGGGGATGACGGGCCGTGTCCTGCTTCAGTGGGGCCTGCTCGTCTGCCTGCTCGGGTTCGGATTCGGGCTCGTGATCTTCAAGCAGCTCAAGGGCCTGCCCGTGCACCAGAGCATGCGGGAGATCTCCGAGCTGATCTACGAGACCTGCAAGACCTACCTGGTCACCCAGGGCAAGTTCCTGCTCATCCTGTGGATCTTCATCGCGGTCATCGTGACGTTCTACTTCGGCGTGCTCCAGCACTTCACGGGCCAGCAGGTCGCCATCATCCTGTTCTTCAGCCTGGTGGGTATCGGGGGGAGCTACGGCGTGGCCTGGTTCGGCATGCGCATCAACACCTTCGCCAACTCGCGCACCGCTTTCGCCAGCCTCCGGGGATTCGCCTTTCCCGTGTACTCCATCCCGCTGCGCGCGGGGATGAGCGTGGGCATGCTCCTCATCAGCGTGGAGCTCTTGATCATGCTCCTGATCCTGCTCTACGTCCCGCGCGAGTACGCGGGCGCCTGCTTCATCGGGTTCGCCATCGGCGAATCGCTGGGGGCCTCCGCCCTCCGCATCGCGGGCGGCATCTTCACCAAGATCGCCGACATCGGCTCGGACCTGATGAAGATCGTTTTTAATATCAAGGAGGACGATGCGCGCAATCCCGGCGTCATCGCCGACTGCACGGGCGACAATGCGGGCGACTCCGTGGGGCCCAGCGCCGATGGCTTCGAGACGTATGGCGTGACGGGGGTGGCCCTGATCTCCTTCATCGTGCTCGCGGTCGCGCAGGAAATCGTCCAGGTGCAGCTCCTGGTCTGGATCTTCGTGATGCGCGTCATGATGATCGTGGCGAGCGGGGCCTCTTACTTCATCAACGATGGGTGGGCGCGCGGGCGCTATGGCCAGGCGACCCGGATGAACTTCGAGCAGCCCCTCACCAGCCTCGTGTGGATCACCTCGATCGTCTCGGTGGTGTTGACCTACCTGGTCTCATGGTGGCTGATCCCGGGTCTGGGCGATGGCACCTTGTGGTGGAAGCTGGCCACCGTCATCACGTGCGGGACCCTGGCGGGCGCCATCATTCCCGAGTTCGTCAAGGTCTTCACGTCGACGGATTCGGCGCACGTGCGCGAGGTGGTGACCTCGGCCCGTGAGGGCGGAGCCTCGCTCGACATCCTGTCGGGCCTCGTGGCCGGAAACTTCAGCGCGTACTGGCTGGGCATGGTGATCGTGGGGCTCATGGGGGCGGCGTATCTCGTGAGCCGGCTCGGCCTGGGCGACCTCATGGTCGCCCCCGCCGTCTTCGCCTTCGGCCTCGTCGCCTTCGGCTTCCTCGGCATGGGCCCCGTGACGATCGCCGTCGACTCCTATGGCCCGGTGACGGACAACGCGCAGTCCGTGTTCGAGCTCTCGGTGATCGAGCAGGTCCCCGGGATCAAGGCAGAGCTCCGCAAGGACTACGGCTTCGACGTCAACTTCGAGTCGGCCAAGCACATGCTCGAGGAAAACGACGGGGCCGGCAATACGTTCAAGGCCACGGCCAAACCGGTGCTCATCGGCACCGCCGTGGTCGGGGCCACCACCATGATCTTCTCCATCATCATGGTGCTGACGCATGGGCTGACCCAGAACCTCGACAAGCTCTCGCTCCTCCACCCGCCCTTCCTCCTCGGCCTGATCACAGGGGGCGCGATGATCTACTGGTTCACGGGCGCCTCGACCCAGGCCGTGAGCACCGGGGCCTACCGGGCCGTGGAGTTCATCAAGGCCAATATCAAGCTCGAAGGCGTGACCAAGGCCTCGGTGGCCGACAGCAAGAAGGTGGTGGAGATCTGCACGCAGTACGCCCAGAAGGGCATGTTCAATATCTTCCTGGCCGTGTTCTTCGCCACCCTCGCCTTCGCCTTTCTCGAGCCGTACTTCTTCATCGGGTACCTGATCTCGATCGCCCTCTTCGGTCTCTATCAGGCCGTGTTCATGGCCAACGCCGGCGGGGCCTGGGACAATGCCAAGAAAGTGGTCGAGGTCGACCTCAAGGAGAAGGGCACCCCGCTGCACGCCGCCGTCGTCGTCGGCGATACCGTGGGCGACCCTTTCAAGGACACCTCCTCGGTGGCCATGAACCCCATCATCAAGTTCACCACGCTCTTCGGCCTTCTTGCCGTGGAGCTGGCCGTGACCCTCACGGCCGACCAGGGGGCATTGCTGAGCCGCAGCCTCGCCGCCGTCTTCTTCGTCATCTCCGTGGTCTTCGTGTGGCGCTCGTTCTACTCCATGCGCATCAAGGTCGGAGCCGCGTAGGGCCGGGCGCCCCGTGGGCACCGTCGAGCGGTTTGCGGAAGCCTTCAACCGGCGCGACGTCGAGGGACTCCTCGCCTGCTTCACGGCCGAGGGCACCTATCACGACCTCTTCTTCGGTCCGCATGCCGGGCCGCCCGCCCTCCGGGAGATGTTCGAGCGCATGTTCCGCGAGGGCCGCGACTATCACTGGCGGATGGACACCATCGTGACGGATGGCCCGCGCGCCGCGGCGGAGTGGACATTCGGCTACACGGTCAGCGCCGCCGTGCCGCGGAGCGAGGGTCGCCGCATCCGCTTCCGCGGCATGAGCCTCTTCGAGCTCGAGGGCGGCCGGATCGCCGCCTATCGCGAGTATGCCGACACGGGGGTGGCCCTGCTGCAGCTGGGCTTCAAGCCCGAGGCTCTCGCCAAGGTCCTGTCCAAGCGATTGCCCGCTGACTGATCTTTCGTCCGCTCGTGCCCGTCCTCTCCGTTCTCGACCAGTCGCCCATCCGGAGCGGCGGCACCGCAGCCGATGCGGTGGCCGAGACGCTCGAGCTGGCGCGAGCCTGCGAGCGTTGGGGCTATCACCGCTACTGGCTGGCCGAGCACCATTCGAGCCGCGGGCTGGCCGGTTCCACCCCCGAGATCCTGATCGGCCAGGTGGCGGCGCGCACGAGCCGCATGCGGGTGGGCGCGGGCGGCGTCATGCTGAGCCACTACAGCGCCCTCAAGGTCGCGGAGAACTTCCGGATGCTTGAGACGCTGTATCCCGGACGCATCGACCTCGGGATCGGACGGGCTCCAGGCAGCGATCCGCGCACCGCGCGCGCGCTCACGCATGGGCCGGGCGCCCTCGGCGTCGAGCACTTTCCGAATCAGATCGCGGATCTGATCGGATTCGTCCACGGAGAATTGCCCCAGGGCCATCCGTTCCGCGGCGTTCGGGCCATGCCCGAGGGGCCGACCATGCCCGAGCTGTGGCTCCTTGGCTCGAGCGGCGAGAGCGCCGCCCTGGCCGCCCATTTCGGTACAGGCTTCTCCTTCGCCCACTTCATCTCGAGCGACGGCGGCGTGGAGGCGACGCGCTCGTATCTGGCTGACTTCCGGCCCTCGCCCATGTTCCCGTCGCCACGGGCGAGCGCGGCCGTATTCGCGCTGGCCGCCGACACCGAAGCCGAAGCCCTTCGTCTTGCCCGCAGCCGCGACCTCTGGATCCTGCGTCTCTACACGGGAAGGCCCGGCGCCTTTCCCTCGGTCGAGGAGGCCGAAGCGTATCCCTATACCGAGCAGGACCTGGCCATCCTCCGGCACGGCCGCCGTCGGACGATAGCGGGCGCCCCGGAGCAGGTGCGCGAGCGCTTGAGCGCGCTCGCGGCCGAGTACGGGGTGGACGAGCTCGTCATCGTCACCATCACCCACGAGTTCAAGGCGCGCCTCCGCTCGTACCAACTGCTCGCCGAAGTCTTCGGCCTGCCGTCGGCGGCCGGGCTCCCGGATGATAGGATGTCGACGCCATGACCGACGCGTCAGCAAAGCCGCCGGCCCTCGATCCCGCCGAGGTCGACGGCGTGATCCAGGCCGTGCGCTTCGAGCTCTACCGCGAGAACATCTACGGCGCCCTTGAGATGCTCGAGGCGGCGCGGGCCCGCCGGCCCGACCCCCGTTACGCCGAGCTCGCCGCGCGCATCCGCTCGTGGCTGGGACACCTGGAGAGCCGCGACGCCTATATCGCCGCCCAGGAGGGGCAGTACAAGGGCCTCCGGTGGAAGATGGGACTCAAGCTCCTCGAGAAGCGCCTGCGCATGCTCACGGGGAGGAAGACGTGGAAGATGATCGCGCGGCGCGGGCGCGATCCTGAGTTCCAGGAGCTCGAGCGCGCGGTGGAGGCGGGCAAGGCCCGGCGCGTCCTGGATGCGGGCTGCGGCGAAGGCGGGGTGGCCATGGCGCTGGCCGCCCGCCATCCAGAGCTCTCGGTGGACGGCGTCGAGGTCTCGGCCACCAATGTCCGGATCGCCCGACAGCTCAACCGCTGGAGAACCGTCACCATCCGTGAGGGTCTGGCCGAGGAGGTGCACGAGCACTTCGACGCCGGCCGCTTCGACCTCGCGTACTCCTTCGCCGTGCTCGAGCACGTGCGCGACGTGGACGCCACCATCCGCTCGATCATGACCGTGCTCAGGCCGGGCGGCCGCTTCTGCTTCGTGGTCCCCATGCACGAGTTCCGCGCGCGCGGCCCCATCCCGGACTACCAGCCCGTCCACGGCTACGCCGATCACTGCCGCGTCTTCAGCGAGACCGAGCTGCGGCGCCGCTTCGGCCATGAGCCCGACTTCCACCTTGTCAAGATCCCGGGAGCGTGGAAGCACGGCGAGATTCCCGCCTGCTTCGAGCCTGTGGAGTTCGGCTCGTTCTTCGTCTCCTTCACCAAACCCTAGCAGGCGGCTGAAAAAGGCCCATCTGCGGGAGTGCGGCGACTGCGGCGGCACCCGCTCAACGTACGTGGCAGTTCGAGCTGAGGGGCGAAGCCACGAGGCGAGGGCCGAGTGAGAACTACGCCTCCGGGTGCCGCCGCAGTCGCCGCCTCGCATCTGGACCTTTTTGAGCCGCCTGCGGCGCTGCTCGCGCCAAATCTAGCGATTGGGCGGGGTGCCAGTTTTCGTCGGCCTCCCGCCCGAGATAGTCCGCGCTGATGGAGAGGACGACCCGATGTCCGTGTGATTTCAAGCGCTTGGAGGCTGGCACAGATGTTGTAGTCCCTCTGTGCGATGCTCGACCACGCACCGACCGCCGAGGGAGCCTCCGAGCTCGCGACCGACAGGCCCGCTGTCCCGCCGTGGGAGTTGTGGTTCGGCCGCAGGATCTCACTGGTGATGATGCTGACGGTGCTGGTCCCGCTGCTCATCCTGGCCTACGGTGTCTACGAGCACGCGTGGTCCTGGCTCGGTGCCGATCCGCTCCTGGGCCGCGACCCCCTCTGGAGCCATGCCCTGCTGGGCTTCACGGGTCTGCTCATGGCGGCAGGGGCCCTCGTGGTCAGGGACCTCGCCTCCACGGTGCGCCGCACCGCCGAGACCGTCGCCGCCACCAGCAAGATCGAGGCGAGCGTGGTGGCGAAGACGGACCAGATCGGGGCCCTCATGGGCTCCTTCTCCCGCATGCTCGAGACGATCGAGGTCCAGGCCGGGGAGATCAACCAGTTCGCGGCACGGCTCGACGTCGCCTACAAGGAGCTCGAGTCTACCAATGCCCGGCTGAAGGAAGTCTCCTTCAAGGACGAGGTGACCCGGCTCTACAACCGACGGTTCTTCTCGATCCGGCTCGAAGAAGAAGTCTCCCGCTACCGGCGCTTCAACCATCCCGTCTCCGTGGTCCTGCTCGACCTCGACGGCTTCAAGGCCGTCAACGATGAGCTCGGGCACGTGGTGGGCGACGAGACGTTGCGCGGCGTGGCCGAGCTGCTCCTGAAGCACTCGCGCGGGATCAACGTGATCTGCCGCTACGGCGGGGACGAGTTCGCGATTCTCCTCGTGGAGACGCCGAAGGCGGGGGCCCAGATCTTCGCCGACCGGATCCGCCACGTGCTGGCAACCCACGAGTTCCCCCACGGGCGTCAGGTCAGCGCGAGCTTCGGCATCGCGTGCCTCCCCGAGGACGTGGCGGCCGCCGCCGAGGATCTGATCCGCGCCGCGGACGAGGCGCTGTACGCGGCCAAGCGCGGGGGGAAGAATCGCGTGTTCACTCACGCCGAGAGTGAGGCCTCGCAGTCCATGCGGAACGCTTCCGCCGCGTCCGCCCCCACGGAGCCGGTCGAGGGTCTGGGCCGCCTCGAGCGCCTCGTCGGCGCCTCCGATGCGGTCCCCCCGGATGCCGGCGTGCTGGTCTTGAGCCGGGGAGGCGATGTCCGGACAGCGCTCGAGGGACTCGACGGCGACGCGTACGACCTCATCATGCGCCCGGCCGCCTCCGCGACCCACGCGGTGGCCGATCCGGAGTCGCTGTGGCGTGCCGGCGACATGCGCGTGCTGCCGGCCGCCTCGCCATCACCGGCGTGCCCGCTCTCCCCGGCCGACGCCGTGGCCCTCGCGACGCTCCGGGACATGC encodes:
- a CDS encoding LLM class flavin-dependent oxidoreductase, whose translation is MPVLSVLDQSPIRSGGTAADAVAETLELARACERWGYHRYWLAEHHSSRGLAGSTPEILIGQVAARTSRMRVGAGGVMLSHYSALKVAENFRMLETLYPGRIDLGIGRAPGSDPRTARALTHGPGALGVEHFPNQIADLIGFVHGELPQGHPFRGVRAMPEGPTMPELWLLGSSGESAALAAHFGTGFSFAHFISSDGGVEATRSYLADFRPSPMFPSPRASAAVFALAADTEAEALRLARSRDLWILRLYTGRPGAFPSVEEAEAYPYTEQDLAILRHGRRRTIAGAPEQVRERLSALAAEYGVDELVIVTITHEFKARLRSYQLLAEVFGLPSAAGLPDDRMSTP
- a CDS encoding class I SAM-dependent methyltransferase, coding for MTDASAKPPALDPAEVDGVIQAVRFELYRENIYGALEMLEAARARRPDPRYAELAARIRSWLGHLESRDAYIAAQEGQYKGLRWKMGLKLLEKRLRMLTGRKTWKMIARRGRDPEFQELERAVEAGKARRVLDAGCGEGGVAMALAARHPELSVDGVEVSATNVRIARQLNRWRTVTIREGLAEEVHEHFDAGRFDLAYSFAVLEHVRDVDATIRSIMTVLRPGGRFCFVVPMHEFRARGPIPDYQPVHGYADHCRVFSETELRRRFGHEPDFHLVKIPGAWKHGEIPACFEPVEFGSFFVSFTKP
- a CDS encoding diguanylate cyclase — its product is MMLTVLVPLLILAYGVYEHAWSWLGADPLLGRDPLWSHALLGFTGLLMAAGALVVRDLASTVRRTAETVAATSKIEASVVAKTDQIGALMGSFSRMLETIEVQAGEINQFAARLDVAYKELESTNARLKEVSFKDEVTRLYNRRFFSIRLEEEVSRYRRFNHPVSVVLLDLDGFKAVNDELGHVVGDETLRGVAELLLKHSRGINVICRYGGDEFAILLVETPKAGAQIFADRIRHVLATHEFPHGRQVSASFGIACLPEDVAAAAEDLIRAADEALYAAKRGGKNRVFTHAESEASQSMRNASAASAPTEPVEGLGRLERLVGASDAVPPDAGVLVLSRGGDVRTALEGLDGDAYDLIMRPAASATHAVADPESLWRAGDMRVLPAASPSPACPLSPADAVALATLRDMLRARDPGTGAHSERVRVYALALAEAHGVPESQLPDIEHGVMLHDIGKIAIPDGILLKPGPLSPDEWKIMRTHPEVGRRLIEHMSFLSGAVPVVYHHHERWDGTGYPEGLRGEDIPLGARIFAVADAFDAMTYDRPYSRAIPVSAARAEIERCAGTHFDPTVVATFLALPLPSLEELRGQAIS